One genomic window of Tetrapisispora phaffii CBS 4417 chromosome 13, complete genome includes the following:
- the MIX14 gene encoding Mix14p (similar to Saccharomyces cerevisiae MIC14 (YDR031W); ancestral locus Anc_3.260), with the protein MSSILDELVMEDVALHCPVDFIEYHKCISKKDEGEDCSILQTKLATCIKTKVPSMQKILNNCSDKMTSYQDCIMKNRESRTINENCLGILDELRECARKQVAHDPLPINEMKLRKIDNELNPK; encoded by the coding sequence ATGTCTTCGATATTGGATGAGTTGGTAATGGAGGATGTTGCACTGCATTGTCCTGTTGACTTCATTGAGTACCATAAGTGTATCTCGAAGAAGGATGAAGGAGAAGATTGCAGTATTTTACAAACAAAATTAGCTACATGTATAAAGACTAAAGTGCCCTCGATGCAGAAAATCTTGAACAACTGCAGCGACAAGATGACTAGCTATCAAGATTGCATAATGAAGAACAGAGAGTCCCGAACGATCAATGAGAATTGTTTGGGAATTCTTGATGAATTAAGAGAATGCGCCCGGAAACAAGTTGCCCATGATCCATTGCCAATCaatgaaatgaaattaCGTAAAATCGACAATGAGCTCAACCCAAAATAG
- the TPHA0M01010 gene encoding uncharacterized protein (similar to Saccharomyces cerevisiae RFS1 (YBR052C) and PST2 (YDR032C); ancestral locus Anc_3.261): MPKVAIIIYTLYGHVAATAEAEKKGIEAAGGQADIFQVPETLTPEIVKALGGAEKPNYPIASNDTLVEYDAFLFGIPTRFGNFPAQWKSFWDATGGLWAKGSLHGKPAGIFVSTGTGGGNESTAMNALSTLIHHGMVFVPLGYKNSFPELTNLEEVHGGSPWGAGTIAGADGSRQASKLELTVHEIQGKTFYETIQKL, encoded by the coding sequence ATGCCAAAGGTTGCTATTATCATTTACACTCTATACGGTCACGTTGCTGCTACTGCTGAAGCTGAAAAGAAAGGTATTGAAGCTGCCGGTGGTCAAGCTGATATCTTTCAAGTTCCTGAAACTTTAACTCCTGAGATTGTTAAAGCTTTAGGCGGTGCCGAAAAACCAAACTATCCAATCGCTTCCAATGATACTTTGGTCGAATACGATGCCTTCTTATTCGGTATTCCAACTAGATTCGGTAACTTCCCAGCCCAATGGAAATCTTTCTGGGACGCTACTGGCGGTCTTTGGGCTAAAGGCAGTTTGCACGGTAAGCCAGCTGGTATCTTCGTCTCCACCGGTACTGGTGGTGGTAACGAGTCCACTGCTATGAACGCTTTATCTACTTTAATTCATCACGGTATGGTCTTTGTTCCATTGGGTTACAAGAACAGTTTCCCTGAATTAACTAACTTGGAAGAAGTTCACGGTGGTTCTCCATGGGGTGCTGGTACTATTGCTGGTGCCGATGGTTCGAGACAGGCTTCTAAGTTAGAGTTAACCGTCCATGAAATTCAAGGTAAGACTTTCTACGAAactattcaaaaattataa